A DNA window from Ranitomeya imitator isolate aRanImi1 chromosome 2, aRanImi1.pri, whole genome shotgun sequence contains the following coding sequences:
- the LOC138666892 gene encoding uncharacterized protein encodes MEKRRDRRIQRRRREETEESRDGEEKKQKETEKRQKNPETEKRRDRRIQRWRRVETEGDGDGEEKRHKDPEMEKRRDRRIQRRRREETEGSRDGEEKRQKDPETKKRRDRRIQKRRKEETEGSRNEEKKRQKDPEIKEKRDRRIQGRREETEGSRDDGEKRQKDPETKQKRN; translated from the coding sequence atggagaagagaagagacagaaggatccagaGACGGAGAAGAGAAGAAACAGAAGAATccagagatggagaagagaagaAACAGAAGGAGACGGAAAAGAGACAGAAGAATCCAGAGACggagaagagaagagacagaaggatccagaGATGGAGAAGAGTAGAGACAGAAGGAGACGGagatggagaagagaagagacataaggatccagagatggagaagagaagagacagaagaatccagagacggagaagagaagagacagaaggatccagagacggagaagagaagagacagaaggatccagaAACGAAGAaaagaagagacagaaggatccagaAACGAAGAaaagaagagacagaaggatccagaaatgaagaaaagaagagacagaaggatccagaGATAAAGGAGAAAAGAGACAGAAGGATTCAGGGAagaagagaagagacagaaggatcccgAGACGACGGAGAAAAGAGACAAAAGGATCCAGAGACGAAGCAGAAAAGAAACTGA